The genome window GCCGACCATCCGCAAGTCCATGTCGGAGAGTTTCCGCTCCATGCTGGGCAGCTTCAGCAAAAGCGTCGAAATGGCCTTTTCCTGGAAAGGACTGCGCTGGCGCTTCGAGGCCATGCGGTCGGGCAAGCCGTTCAGTGAAATCGTCATGCTCAACACGCTTGTCTACCGTGTCGAGCAATTGTTTTTCATCCACAGCGATACGGGTCTGGTTCTCTCGCACGTGGCGAACGAAAGTGTCGAGTCCCAGGACGCCGACATGGTTTCCGCGATGCTGACGGCCATCCAGGACTTTGTGCGCGATTGCTTCGCCGGCGGCAGGGAAGAGGATCTGGATTCCCTCCAGATGGGCGAGTTCACCATCTACATTGAAAAAGCCCCCCAGGCCTATCTCGCCTGCGTTGTGCGGGGCACGCCCCCGGCGGACTTCCGCTCCCACTTGCGCGCCACGCTGGACCTCATGCTCGTGGAATACGCGGACACGCTCGAATCGTTCAACGGCGACACGGAGCCGTTTGCCGACGCCGTCCGCTATCTGGATTCCTGCCTGCTGTCCCGCTATGTGGATGAAAATAAAAAACTCCCTTTCTGGGCCAAGGCCTTGCCCGTCGCCCTCCTCCTGGCGTGCATCGCGGGCGGCGGGTGGCTGTACTACACAAAGGAACGGGCCCGGACGGAACAGGCCGCGTTCACAGCCTCAATGCACACTGCCCTTGGCTATTTGAGGAACGAGCCCGGCCTCATGCTCATTAACGTCGTTGAAGCTCCGGCCGCGCCCTGGGAAATCCTGGTGCTCAAAGACGCGCTCACCCCCTCTCCCGAAGAGGTTCTGCGCGGCAATAACGTAGACCCCGCGCTTTTTTCCGTCCGGAGCATCCCGTTCATTTCCTACGATCCCTCCGTCGTCATGCGCCGGGTGAAAAAATCCATCCAGCCGCCGGACTCCGTGACAATGGTTTTTGACGAAAAGGGAACGCTGACGTTTACCGGCACCGCGCCGATGTCCTGGATCGTCGCCACCCGCGAGGACGCGCGCGCCATACCCGGCGTGGAGCACGTGGACGTGGACGGCGTGCGCGACCCCATGATGGACCGTATCTCCTTCATGATACACGAGATAGAGACCGCCGTTATCGAGTTCCCGCTCGGGAAGGATACCCCCCTGCCCGCGGACATGCCCGCGCTTAAAAAAGCCATTGACACGCTGATCGAATTAGAAAATATTACTAAAAAGATGGGTTTTTCCGCCACGCTGACCATTTACGGTCACGCGGACACGGTCGGAAATGATCGGCGCAATTACGAAATCAGCCAGGCTCGCGCGCGAACCGTTGCGGCCATGTTGTACGGCAAAGGCTCCAGCATGCCTGTTGCCACATACGGCATGGGATCTGAGTATCCCCGGGGCGGCCATGAGGAAACGGCTCCGGCAACCGCCAGAGGTGGGGATCAGGCCAACAGGCGCATTGAACTGCGCGTGCATTTTGCCTTGTCGCCTTCCGCCAAGCCTGAGATGTTCAGAAGATAGCATAAAAGGTGTTTAGGAATCATGGTCAGTAAGAAGGTCTGTATGCTCGGCGGGTTTTCCGTGGGGAAAACATCCTTGGTGGAACGGTACGTGCATTCGCTTTTTTCCGATAAATATCTTTCCACCGTCGGCGTCAAAATCAGCAAAAAAATCCTGTCCCTGGGCGATACGGATATGACGCTGGTCCTCTGGGACATGGAAGGGAAAGATATCTACACAAACGTCAACCTTGCGTACTTACGCGGCGCCATGGGATTCTTTGTCGTTGCCGACGGAACGCGGAAAGAAACCCTTGAAATGGCTATTTCCCTGCGTGAAGCGGCCATAAACATCGCGGGGGATATCCCCTCCTGCCTGCTCGTCAACAAGGCGGACATGCGGGATCAGTGGGAAATTACTGAAGCCATGCTGGCGCCACTGGCCGAACAGGGCATTACCGTTCTGCGCACCAGCGCCAAAACCGGGGAAGGCGTTGACGAGGCGTTTACCGCATTGGCCCGGAATATGTTGCAGTAGCGTTGCGCATCGTGCCCGGAAAAGGCCCGCCCTCTCCGGAAAATCCATAAGGACGATCCTGTGACGAATACTGAAAGCCTCGCCCTCAATCTTCTGCAGTCCTTTAATTACGCGATTCTGCAACGGATCGGCCCCAAAAAATACACTTTTTTCGGGCAGGCTCCCGCGTTTTACAACGCGCTTTTCCCCCCTTGCGCGGACGGCCCCTGCACAACGCCATGGGAGACGTCTCCCATGCTGGATTTTTTTCTGGAGGAAGC of uncultured delta proteobacterium contains these proteins:
- a CDS encoding putative OmpA/MotB (Evidence 3 : Function proposed based on presence of conserved amino acid motif, structural feature or limited homology) — encoded protein: MTDLDALSPPSVEGTKAESQLPGTEPDDAGSAGHTVDATLTRDVPPPPDNEELIRLRELLFSREIALLDNIREALDSRQMTAKRVSDVLAEAIHLRSGKDPHLSMALEPVVDAIVKTSLHTRRNDFVNALFPLMGPTIRKSMSESFRSMLGSFSKSVEMAFSWKGLRWRFEAMRSGKPFSEIVMLNTLVYRVEQLFFIHSDTGLVLSHVANESVESQDADMVSAMLTAIQDFVRDCFAGGREEDLDSLQMGEFTIYIEKAPQAYLACVVRGTPPADFRSHLRATLDLMLVEYADTLESFNGDTEPFADAVRYLDSCLLSRYVDENKKLPFWAKALPVALLLACIAGGGWLYYTKERARTEQAAFTASMHTALGYLRNEPGLMLINVVEAPAAPWEILVLKDALTPSPEEVLRGNNVDPALFSVRSIPFISYDPSVVMRRVKKSIQPPDSVTMVFDEKGTLTFTGTAPMSWIVATREDARAIPGVEHVDVDGVRDPMMDRISFMIHEIETAVIEFPLGKDTPLPADMPALKKAIDTLIELENITKKMGFSATLTIYGHADTVGNDRRNYEISQARARTVAAMLYGKGSSMPVATYGMGSEYPRGGHEETAPATARGGDQANRRIELRVHFALSPSAKPEMFRR
- a CDS encoding conserved hypothetical protein (Evidence 4 : Homologs of previously reported genes of unknown function), coding for MLGGFSVGKTSLVERYVHSLFSDKYLSTVGVKISKKILSLGDTDMTLVLWDMEGKDIYTNVNLAYLRGAMGFFVVADGTRKETLEMAISLREAAINIAGDIPSCLLVNKADMRDQWEITEAMLAPLAEQGITVLRTSAKTGEGVDEAFTALARNMLQ